CACGGCATCATCCTCGGGTACTCCCGGCAGTTCTACGCCCTGGCCCGCGCCGGGTTCCTGCCCGCCGGGCTGGCCCGGCTGCACCCGCGCTTCCAGACGCCGCACTGGGGCATCCTGACCGGCGGCGTGATCGGCATTCTCGCCATCTTCAGCGACAGCTTCGTCAAGGTCGCCGGGCAACCCGTGACGGCCACCATCGTGACCCTCAGCGTGTTCGGCGCGACCGGCATGTACATCCTGAGCATGCTCAGCCTGTTCCGCCTGCGCCGCACCGAACCCGACCTGGAACGCCCGTTCCGCGCGCCGCTGTACCCCGCGTTGCCCGCCGTGGCCCTCACGCTCGCGTGCGGCGTGATGGCCGCGCTGATCTGGTTCAACCCGCAGATCTTCGGCCTGTTCGTGGGCCTGCTCGCCCTGGGAATGGCCTACTACGCGGCCGTGGCCCGCCCCCGACTGGCCCGCGCGCCCAGCCTGAACACCGCCGGCGACTGACCCGCACCGCACATCCGTCCCGCCGGACTGCCTGCCGTCCAGCGGGACGTAATACGGATTCCGTCTGTTTCGTTAACAACCCGGAAGAACGCCGGATTGCCAACTCCACGCCCGGAACCCGTTTCTCTCCTACTCGCTCCGCTCGGGTTGAAAGTTTTTGCAAACCTTTCAACCGGAGTCCGTATAAGATGCCCACAACCCACCCTTCCAGTTTTCTGCGCGCCCTTCTGCCTCACGCCTCTCCCCCACGGCTCTTTTCCCGCACGCACAGACCCGCACGCACCGAGGTGTCAGGATGTACCACGTCACGCTGGGCCACACGCACCACTCCTTCCCGGACCTGAACACCCTGCTGGGCCGCGCCAGTCCCCTGAAATCCGGGGATGAGCTCGCGGGTCTCGCCGCCGCGAACGCCGCCGAACGCGAGGCGGCCCGCGCCGTCCTGGCTGACCTGCCCCTGCGCGTGTTCCTGCAGACCCCCCTGATTCCCTACGAGCAGGACGAGGTGACGCGCCTGATCGTGGACACGCACGACGCCGCTGCGTTCGCGCCCGTCAGCGGCCTGAGCGTCGGGGAGTTCCGCGATTGGCTGCTGGGCGAGGCCGCCACGCCCGCCACGCTGCGCGCCCTGGCTCCCGGCCTGACGCCCGAGATGGTCGCCGCGACCGCGAAACTGATGCGCAACCAGGACCTCGTGCTGGTCGCGTCGAAGGTGGAGGTCGTCACGCGCTTCCGCACGACTGTCGGGGGGCGCGGCACGCTGTCCACGCGCCTGCAACCCAACCACCCGACCGACGACCCGCGCGGCATTCTGGCCAGCACCCTCGACGGCCTGCGCTACGGTGCGGGCGACGCCGTGATCGGCATCAACCCCGCGCTGGACTCCGTGGACAGCAGCGTGCAACTCCTGACGCTGCTCGACGAGTTCCGGCAACGGACCGGCGTGCCCACCCAGACCTGCGTCCTGACGCACGTCACGAACACCCTGGCCGCCATGGAACGCGGCGCGCCCGTGGACCTCGTGTTCCAGAGCGTCGCCGGAACGCAGGCCGCCAACGCCGGGTTCGGCATCGACCTCGCCGTGCTGGCCGAGGCGCACGCCGCCGCGACCGAACTGCGCCGGGGCGATCACCTGGCGGGGGGCTTCGGGGATAACGTCATGTACTTCGAGACCGGGCAGGGCAGCGCGCTGTCCGCCGGAGCGCACGGCGGCGTGGACCAGGGCACCGCCGAGGCCCGCGCGTACGCGGTCGCGCGGGCCTTCCGGCCGCTGCTGGTGAACACGGTCGTCGGGTTCATCGGCCCCGAGTACCTGTACGACGGTAAGCAGATCATCCGCGCGGGCCTCGAAGATCACTTCTGCGCGAAACTGCTGGGCCTCCCGATGGGCTGCGACATCTGCTACACCAACCACGCCGAGGCCGACGGGGACGACATGGACACCCTGATGACCATGCTGGGCGCGGCCGGCGTGACCTTCATCATGGGCGTGCCCGGCGCGGACGACATCATGCTGAACTACCAGTCCACCAGCTTTCACGACGCGTGGTACCTGCGCCGCATCTTCGGCCGCCCCCCCGCCCCGGAGTTCGCCGCGTGGCTGGAACGCACAGGCCTCACGCACGCCGGACAGCTGCGGGAACCCGACGCCCACCGCGCCCGCGCCCTGCTCGGCGGCCTGGAGCGCGCGTGACCGACCTTCCCGAACCCACCAGCAGGCGCGCGGACGGCTCAGCAGACGGAACGGGCCTCTGGGACGTCCTGAAGGACTTCACGGACGCCCGCGTCGCCCTGGGCCGCAGCGGCACGTCGCTTCCCACCCGCGACCTGCTGGCCTTCACGCAGGCCCACGCCGCCGCGCGGGACGCCGTGCATGAACCCGCCGACCTGGGCGCCCTGCGCCGCACCCTGGAAGCCCTGGGCGAACCCGTCCTGGACGCCCGCAGCCTCGCCCCGGACCGCCCCACCTACCTGCGCCGCCCGGACCTGGGGCGCACCCTGCACCCGGACAGCGCCGCCCACCTGCGCGCCCAGCGCTCACCCGGCCCCCGCCCGCCCGACGTGGCCGTGATCATCGCGGACGGCCTCTCCGCCGCCGCGCTCACCCAGGCCCCGCCACTGCTAGAACTGCTGCTGCCCGCCCTGCGCGGGGCAGGCCTGAGCACCGCGCCCATCACCCTCGCCTCGCAGGCCCGCGTGGCCCTCGGGGACGGCGTGGCCCTCGCGCTCGGCGCGCGCCTCGCCCTGATCCTGATCGGGGAGCGCCCCGGCCTCAGCAGTCCCGACAGTCTCGGCGCGTACCTCACGTACCAGCCGCAGCCGCACACGCCCGACTCGAAACGCAACTGCGTGTCCAACATCCGCCCCGCCGGACTCGCCGCGCGCCCCGCCGCCTGGAAACTCACGCACCTGATCACCCAGGCCCTGAAACGCGAACTCAGCGGCGTGCAGCTCAAGGACGACAGCCCCGAATTGCCCGCGCACTTCGCGCCGCACGCCCTGAACAGGTAGGGCTCGCACGCCAGACGGGCAGGAAGTGTCAACCGATCTGACACCTCCTGCCCGTCACGTTGCTCTCTGTAGGTTCAGCGGCGAACGGGGTACAGTACGCCCTGATTCAAGATGTACAGTCCGCCCGTGCTGGGCAGCGCGGGAGTTCCGTTGAACCAGCTGTCATTCTGATAGGTCTGGATCTGCCCAGTGCTGACCTTCAGGGCGGCGGGACTGCCCGCTGCCGGGGCGTCTGTCGTCAGCCAGAGCAGGTCGGGCTGCGCGCGGTCCCAGCCGATGATCCGCACGGCGCCCTGTCCGGCGCTGGTGACGGCCGTCACGGCGCCAGTGGTGTCACGTTTCGACAGGCCGTAACCGGACGTGAAGTACACGTCGCCGCTGTTACTGATCTGTGCCTGCCCGGTCAGGGTGCCGGTCAGGGTCGTGACGTTCAGGCTGGCCGCACTGATCAGGACCGGAGGAATCATGCTGCCGTCCCCCACGAACAGAACGTTCTGACCGTCGGGGCTGACGCTGAACGCCCCGTCACGGTCACCGTAGCGGCGGCTGCCGTCCACCAGTTGAAACTGACCAGCCCCGTCAATGAAGCCCAGTTCGGATTTCACGCCCGCCTCGACGTACTGACGGCGAATCATCCAGACGCGGCCCTGGGTGTCGGCCGTGCGGGCAACAGTGTCCATGGACGAAAGTTTCAGGGGCAGCGGCGTGACGGCGCCCTCGTCGGAGAGAATCTGCATGTTCCCCATCGAATCGGCGACCAGCGTGCGTGGTCCGCCCAGCGCCGTCCACCGCAGCCCATAACTGACCGGAAGTTCAGCGCTGCTCAGCTGCTCGCCTCTCAGGCCGTAACGGATGACGGTCGTGCGGTACTGCCCGTCCACAAAGCGGGTAGCGGCCGTTCCCCAGAAACCGCTCCCGGCGGGGAAGATTCCGGTCACGCCACTCGGCAGCGGATACTGCGGCAATTTCACGTTGATGGACAGCGTGGGCGGACCGGACATCACGTAGCGGGGTCCCGTGACCTTCAGCCTGAGTTGCGAGACGCCCAGCGCCGCCTGCCCAGCGACCTGAACCGGAATGTCGACGGCCCGCACGCCCGGTTGCGTGAAGTCAAGGGTCACGGGCGTGAAACTTACACCGGCCGGCAGGCCCATGAGGGCAAAGGTGACCGGCCCCTGGAAACCCTGGGTGGGCTGCGCCACGATGTGCACGGTGCCCTGTCCGTCCTGCGGAACGTCGAATGCGTAGCGGCCCATTTCGAAATCCCAGCGAACGCCACGGATTCGCAGCTGACCGTCGGCGCCGCCCAGCCGTTGCTGGCTGGAGCTGGTGGCTTCCAGCTGGAAGGTGGTCTGATCGTACGGCAGCACACCGGAATTCAGGCGGAACGTCAGCTGGGCTTCAACCATCTGAGGCCGCACCAGGGTCAGCTTCTGCACACCGTGAAGGCTGCTGATCTGCTGTGTGCTCAGGGTAGGCAGGGCCGGCAGGGTGATCGTGGCAGGCTCCACCTGAACGTTGATGTCCGAGGTTCTCAGGTTCACGGGACCGCTGTAGCCGCCGACCTGCAGGATTTTCACGGGGACCGTGACAGTCTCATTCTCCGCGAACAGCAGGTCCAGGGGTTGATTCAGGACAAAATCGACCTGCGGTTCGTAGCCCTGGAACTTGAGGACGCTGGTCATCGCCGGGGTGGCAGCCTGAAGAGACAAGGCATTGCTGTCACCTGAGAAGACAGCCGCATTCCAGCCGCGCTGCAACGTGAGATCCACCTTGACGGTCCCGCAAGTCGCCTTCACCGTGACGGGACTGTCGGCGTACAGCCGCGCGACGAGCGAGGTGTTCCCGGCGGCCGCAGAGTCTCCGGTCACGATTTCCAGAACAGTGCCCAGCGGGTCACCCTGCGCGCTCCAGGCGCTGAGTTCATCCGCCAGAAGCACGCGCGTGCCCGTGTCGGAGACCGTTCCCTGGCAGTCGCCGAAGAAACCTGAGCTGAGAGCAGACGCAGGAGGCACGACACCGGAAAGGTCCATGTTGACCACGTTCGCGTCAGAGAACGGCACCGTGATCCCGGATGAACGCGGCTGATCTCCCGCAACCAGAGTCAACTGATCCAGACGCAGGGTCGTGCCTGAGACCTTGCCCTGAATGCTGGTGTTTGAGATGACATGAGCGTCGGCAGGCGGCGTGGGCGGGGGAGTGGTGCCACCGCCATTCCCACAGGCACTGAGCAACCCGGTCAGGACGGCAGTTCCAAATAGAAGTGAGTAATTCACTGAATTATTGTATGCAGAGGGACTCGGACTATGTGGCGAATATAGCCGTCCAATCCCAGTGATGCGCAGCCGATCAAGGGAAGGAATCCGCACCGTTCAGGAGGGGCACCGAACGACCAATGCAGCAGGCGGCGTCAGTTTCTCTGCTGCTCGCATCCGCTCGGACTGAACGGTTTTTGCAAACCATTCAGTCGGATTCCTGTTCAGTAGGCAGCGGCGGTCTGACTGGCGGCGCCGGCCAGGCGGTCCTGTTCGGCGCGCAGCTGCACGGCCAGGGAGTCCTGCGGGAGGTCCACGTCGACGTAGGTGAGGACCTCGTCGCGCTTTACGGCCCGGCGGAGCCGCGCGCCGACGGCCAGTCCCATGGGCAGGAGGTTCCCGGTGCGGGCGACGTCGACGTTCTCGCACTGCCCGTAGGTGTGGTACCCGCCCAGGCCGTCCAGGACCGTTCCGGCGGGCAGGTCGGTCTTGACGGTGGTGATCACGTCGACCATGTGCGCGCGGGGTTGCAGGGCGGCGTCACCGAACAGCACGGCGCGCGCAGCGGTGAGCGGGACCTCGAAGTGGCACAGGTGGTACGGCGTGTAGAAGGAGTACAGTGGTCCCTCGCCCAGTTTGTACAGGTTCAGGTAGTGCCGCTGGCGGGGGTCGTCGTGCGTGGCGAGCACGAACACGCCGGGGCCGGGGCGGCTGCCGACCGTGTAGTCCACCACGCCGCCCAGGGCGCGCAGGGCCTCCACGTCGTACTGGGTGGTCAGTTCGTCCACGTGGCCGGGGAAGACCGAGCCGCGCATGCCGCGCCGTTCCACGCGCATGCCGGTGCCGTTGGCGACGATGGCCTGCTCGAACGAGATCTTGGTGCCGTCCGCGAAACTGGTGACCATGTGCGGGTTCTGCCCCCACTTCTCGGCGAAGGCCCGCTGCGTGGTGGGCGTGCGGTACGGGTCCTGAAGGCCCTTGATGTTCCCGCACACCAGGGGCGTCAGGCCGATGGAGCGCACGAAGCGGTACAGGTTCATCTGCACGCCCGGCTGGTCGCCGTCCGCGGCGGTCAGGATCACGCCGGCGGCGGCGGCGCGCTGCGCGAGGAGCGGCCCGACGGTCGCGTCGAGTTCGGCGTTCATGGTGACCATGTGCCGGCCGTGTGCGATGGCTTCGAGCGTGACCTGCGCGCCGAATTCCACGTCGCCGGTCACGTCGATCACGCAGTCCACCTGTTCGCTGCGGCACAGCAGCAGGGCGTTGTCGGTCACGGCGGGCTGGCCGCGCCGCACGGCGTCCTCGAAGGCGGCCTGGGTGTCCACGCGCACGTGGTGGTCCCATCCGGCCTCGGCGTAGGCGCGTTCGGCGCCGGCGACGTGGCGGTTGGAGATGGCGACCAGGGTCATGCCGGGCACGCTGTTCACGATCTGGTTGGCCACGCCGCGTCCCATGAACCCGGCGCCGATCATGGCGACCCGCACGGGGTTTCCGTCCTGCTCGCGGCGGCGCAGGGCCGTGTCCACGATGATCATCGGCTGACCTCCAGTGCGTTCGGGGCGGCGGGTGCCGGGCGGGGCAGGTCGTCACGGTCGGCCAGCAGCGGCCACGCGGCGTCCTTGCTGGAGATGACCGTGACCGGGAGCGGCCACGTGATGCCCAGCGCCGGGTCGTCGTGCCGCAGGCCCCGCTCGGAGCCGGGCGTGTACGCCGCGCTCACCTGGTACGTGACTTCCGCGCCGTCCGTCAGCGCCTGATACCCGTGGGCGAACTGTTCCGGCACGAACAGGGCGCGGCGGTTGTCGGCCGTAAGTTCCACCGCGACGTGCTGCAGGTACGTGGGGGACTGCGGGCGCAGGTCCACAATCACGTCCAGGATGGCGCCGCGCGTGCAGCGGACCAGTTTAGTCTCGGCGGCGGGCGGCAATTGGTAGTGCAGGCCGCGCAGCGTGCCGGCGCGGTGGTTGAAGCTCAGGTTCGCCTGGACCGCGCCGGGGTTCAGGCCGTGCGCGGCGAAGGTGTCCCGGTCGAAGGTGCGGGCAAAACCGCCGCGTTCATCGGTCATCACGGTCAGGTCGATGATGAACGCGCCGCTCAGCGCTGTCTCGGTGAGGTTCATGCGGGGCTCCCCTGGCGCCGTTCCGGGGCGGGCAGGGGCCGCCAGTAGAAGTCCTGGTCGATCTGACCGGTGCGCAGCAGGTACTCCAGTTGCGTGAGGCGCGTGTAGCCCCGCCAGGTGAAGTCACTGGGTTGCAGGTCGATGCGGGTGAACAGTTCCGCGAGTTGCTGCGCGCCGCGCCCGGCGTCCCAGCTGGGTTCGAAGTCCGGCAGGGCACGGCGGATCTTGTCGAAGTTCACGCGGTACGAGCGGTTGTCGGATCCGTTCTCGCCGAACTGCACGGCGCAGCCGGGGAAGGCCTGCGCGACCAGTTCCGCGATTTCCCGCACGCGGTAGTTGTGGTCGGTCGAACCGACGTTGAAGGTCTCGTTATGTACCCGTTCCAGCGGCGCCTCCAGGACCAGCGCGATGGCCTGCGCGATATCCAGGGCGTGCACCAGCGGCCGCCAGGGCGTGCCGTCCGAGGTCATGGTGATGGCCCGGCGCGTGCAGGCCAGTCCGCTGAGGTTGTTCAGCACGATGTCAAAGCGCATGCGGGGCGAGGCGCCGAAGGCCGTGGCGTTGCGCAGGAACGTCGGGGAGAAAGAGGCGTCCGCCAGTTCCCGCAGGTCCCGCTCGACCAGCACCTTGCACTCCGCGTACGCGGTCTGCGGGTTGACGTCCGCGCGTTCGTCCACGAAGTCCGCGCCGCCCACGCCGTACACGCTGCACGAGGACATGTACACGAACCGCGTCACGCCGGCCGCCTTGGCCAGCCGGGCCAGCCGCACGGACCCAGTGTGGTTGATGTCGTACGTGATGGTGGGCAGCAGTTGCCCCAGCGGATCGTTGGACAGTTCTGCCATGTGCACCACGGCGTCCATGCCGCGCAGATCGTCGCTGGTGACGTCGCGCAGGTCCTTGATCAGGGTGCGGGCGGTCAGGTCCGTGCCGTGGTACAGCCAGCCCGCGCGGTAGAAGCCGGTGTCGAGGCCGGTCACGACGTGCCCGCGCCGCAGCAGTTCCGGGGCGAGCAGCGAGCCGAGGTAGCCTTCCGTTCCAGTGACGAGGATATTCATGCGTACACTCCTTGGTCCCCGCTGCTGGGCTGGGGGTAGCGGCTCAGGTGCGGGGGGGCCGGAACGCGCGCCGCGACCATCCGGCCGATCTCCAGCGAGGACGTCGCGGCGGGTGAGGGGGCGTTGCAGACGTGCAGGGCGTTCGGCGCGTCGATCAGCAGGAAGTCGTCCACCAGTTGCCCGGCGGCGGTCAGGGCCTGGGCGCGCACGCCGGCCTGACTGGGCGTCACGTCGTGCGCCTGCACCTCCGGGATCAGCTGCTGAAGGCTGCGGACGAACGCGGCCTTCGAGAATGACCGCCACAGTTCGGCGGCGCCCTCGCGCAGGTTCTGCCGGGCGAGCCGCTGAAAGCCGGGGTAACTGAGCGCCTCGCGCAGGTCGCGCAGGTTCACGTCCCGTTTGGTGTACCCCTCGCGGGCGAAGGCCAGGACGGCGTTCGGTCCGGCGTGCACGCTGCCGTCGATCATGCGGGTGAAATGCACGCCCAGGAAAGGGAAGTCGGGGTTCGGGACGGGGTAGATCAGGTTGCGGACCAGGTGGCGGCGCTCCGGAATCAGTTCGTAGTACTCGCCCCGGAACGGCACGATCTGACTGCCGGGGTCCGCGCCGGCCTGCCGGGC
The DNA window shown above is from Deinococcus aquaticus and carries:
- the lhgO gene encoding L-2-hydroxyglutarate oxidase; this encodes MRRDFAVIGGGIVGLATAYALTTRYPDALVVVLEKEQAPAQHQTGRNSGVIHSGVYYAPGSLKAQLCRAGNRSMTDFCDQHGLPYDRCGKVIVATRPAELPGLHKLHERALAHGLTVNTLSPEQVREHEPHVEALAGLHLPDTGITDYRAVCLTLARLLRARGAVIQYGTQVTGVHADARGYLIDTTDGPFAAHVLVNCAGLHSDRIARQAGADPGSQIVPFRGEYYELIPERRHLVRNLIYPVPNPDFPFLGVHFTRMIDGSVHAGPNAVLAFAREGYTKRDVNLRDLREALSYPGFQRLARQNLREGAAELWRSFSKAAFVRSLQQLIPEVQAHDVTPSQAGVRAQALTAAGQLVDDFLLIDAPNALHVCNAPSPAATSSLEIGRMVAARVPAPPHLSRYPQPSSGDQGVYA
- a CDS encoding NAD(P)H-dependent oxidoreductase; translation: MIIVDTALRRREQDGNPVRVAMIGAGFMGRGVANQIVNSVPGMTLVAISNRHVAGAERAYAEAGWDHHVRVDTQAAFEDAVRRGQPAVTDNALLLCRSEQVDCVIDVTGDVEFGAQVTLEAIAHGRHMVTMNAELDATVGPLLAQRAAAAGVILTAADGDQPGVQMNLYRFVRSIGLTPLVCGNIKGLQDPYRTPTTQRAFAEKWGQNPHMVTSFADGTKISFEQAIVANGTGMRVERRGMRGSVFPGHVDELTTQYDVEALRALGGVVDYTVGSRPGPGVFVLATHDDPRQRHYLNLYKLGEGPLYSFYTPYHLCHFEVPLTAARAVLFGDAALQPRAHMVDVITTVKTDLPAGTVLDGLGGYHTYGQCENVDVARTGNLLPMGLAVGARLRRAVKRDEVLTYVDVDLPQDSLAVQLRAEQDRLAGAASQTAAAY
- a CDS encoding ethanolamine ammonia-lyase subunit EutB, which encodes MYHVTLGHTHHSFPDLNTLLGRASPLKSGDELAGLAAANAAEREAARAVLADLPLRVFLQTPLIPYEQDEVTRLIVDTHDAAAFAPVSGLSVGEFRDWLLGEAATPATLRALAPGLTPEMVAATAKLMRNQDLVLVASKVEVVTRFRTTVGGRGTLSTRLQPNHPTDDPRGILASTLDGLRYGAGDAVIGINPALDSVDSSVQLLTLLDEFRQRTGVPTQTCVLTHVTNTLAAMERGAPVDLVFQSVAGTQAANAGFGIDLAVLAEAHAAATELRRGDHLAGGFGDNVMYFETGQGSALSAGAHGGVDQGTAEARAYAVARAFRPLLVNTVVGFIGPEYLYDGKQIIRAGLEDHFCAKLLGLPMGCDICYTNHAEADGDDMDTLMTMLGAAGVTFIMGVPGADDIMLNYQSTSFHDAWYLRRIFGRPPAPEFAAWLERTGLTHAGQLREPDAHRARALLGGLERA
- a CDS encoding NAD-dependent epimerase/dehydratase family protein; this translates as MNILVTGTEGYLGSLLAPELLRRGHVVTGLDTGFYRAGWLYHGTDLTARTLIKDLRDVTSDDLRGMDAVVHMAELSNDPLGQLLPTITYDINHTGSVRLARLAKAAGVTRFVYMSSCSVYGVGGADFVDERADVNPQTAYAECKVLVERDLRELADASFSPTFLRNATAFGASPRMRFDIVLNNLSGLACTRRAITMTSDGTPWRPLVHALDIAQAIALVLEAPLERVHNETFNVGSTDHNYRVREIAELVAQAFPGCAVQFGENGSDNRSYRVNFDKIRRALPDFEPSWDAGRGAQQLAELFTRIDLQPSDFTWRGYTRLTQLEYLLRTGQIDQDFYWRPLPAPERRQGSPA
- the eutC gene encoding ethanolamine ammonia-lyase subunit EutC — its product is MKDFTDARVALGRSGTSLPTRDLLAFTQAHAAARDAVHEPADLGALRRTLEALGEPVLDARSLAPDRPTYLRRPDLGRTLHPDSAAHLRAQRSPGPRPPDVAVIIADGLSAAALTQAPPLLELLLPALRGAGLSTAPITLASQARVALGDGVALALGARLALILIGERPGLSSPDSLGAYLTYQPQPHTPDSKRNCVSNIRPAGLAARPAAWKLTHLITQALKRELSGVQLKDDSPELPAHFAPHALNR
- the rfbC gene encoding dTDP-4-dehydrorhamnose 3,5-epimerase; this encodes MNLTETALSGAFIIDLTVMTDERGGFARTFDRDTFAAHGLNPGAVQANLSFNHRAGTLRGLHYQLPPAAETKLVRCTRGAILDVIVDLRPQSPTYLQHVAVELTADNRRALFVPEQFAHGYQALTDGAEVTYQVSAAYTPGSERGLRHDDPALGITWPLPVTVISSKDAAWPLLADRDDLPRPAPAAPNALEVSR